From the Nocardiopsis changdeensis genome, one window contains:
- a CDS encoding multidrug effflux MFS transporter: protein MTLASVRPDRRHAATPTTVPAPPAPTVPAPAPTPASAAPTAPAARPAPGRARALLLVIVLGALSAVGPLATDLYLPALPAIAADLGTSESAVKLTLTSVMAGMALGQLVVGPLSDRWGRRLPLLAGTAVFTAATVAIAFSPTVEVFTVLRFLQGLSAAAGLVVSRAIVSDVFDGEAAAVFFSRLVLLSGLAPMLGPILGGQLLLLGPWPVLFGALGAVGLLTTVLVWWALPESLPRERRTAVDPRGQLRVFGALLRDARFLLPTLTLALGFGMSFTYISAFSFVSHNELGADAQRFALVFAVTTLGMILGNQANALLVRHVEIHRRLLLGLAGSIASVGALVALDAAGAASLLSVTAALFVMMLFTGLVSPNATALALAHLPADRAGSGSALLGTLQFGLGSAVAALAGWGGAVTLAGMSTVMLASAVGAAAVFSLTAVGARRARTRAA from the coding sequence GTGACCCTTGCCTCCGTGCGCCCCGATCGCCGCCACGCGGCGACCCCGACAACCGTTCCCGCGCCCCCGGCCCCGACCGTCCCGGCCCCCGCGCCGACCCCGGCCTCCGCGGCCCCGACCGCTCCGGCGGCCCGCCCCGCGCCGGGCCGGGCCCGCGCCCTGCTGCTCGTCATCGTGCTGGGCGCCCTGTCCGCCGTCGGCCCGCTGGCCACCGACCTGTACCTGCCCGCGCTCCCGGCCATCGCCGCCGACCTGGGCACGAGCGAGTCGGCCGTCAAGCTCACCCTGACCTCGGTCATGGCCGGCATGGCCCTGGGCCAGCTGGTGGTGGGCCCGCTCAGCGACCGCTGGGGGCGCCGCCTCCCGCTGCTCGCCGGCACCGCCGTGTTCACCGCAGCCACGGTCGCCATCGCCTTCTCGCCCACCGTGGAGGTCTTCACCGTCCTGCGGTTCCTCCAGGGGCTGTCGGCGGCCGCGGGGCTGGTCGTGTCCCGCGCGATCGTGAGCGACGTCTTCGACGGCGAGGCCGCCGCCGTGTTCTTCTCCCGGCTCGTGCTGCTGTCGGGGCTGGCCCCCATGCTCGGGCCGATCCTGGGCGGGCAGCTGCTGCTCCTGGGCCCGTGGCCGGTGCTGTTCGGCGCCCTGGGCGCGGTCGGCCTGCTCACCACCGTCCTGGTCTGGTGGGCGCTGCCCGAGAGCCTGCCCCGGGAGCGCCGCACCGCCGTGGACCCGCGCGGCCAGCTGCGGGTGTTCGGCGCGCTGCTGCGCGACGCGCGGTTCCTGCTGCCGACCCTGACCCTGGCGCTGGGCTTCGGCATGTCGTTCACCTACATTTCCGCGTTCTCGTTCGTGTCCCACAACGAGCTGGGCGCCGACGCCCAGCGGTTCGCCCTGGTGTTCGCGGTGACCACGCTCGGGATGATCCTGGGCAACCAGGCCAACGCCCTGCTGGTGCGGCACGTGGAGATCCACCGGCGGCTGCTGCTGGGCCTGGCCGGCTCGATCGCGTCGGTGGGGGCGCTGGTCGCGCTGGACGCCGCCGGCGCGGCGTCGCTGCTGTCGGTGACCGCGGCCCTGTTCGTGATGATGCTGTTCACCGGGCTGGTCTCGCCCAACGCCACGGCGCTGGCGCTGGCCCACCTGCCCGCCGACCGGGCCGGGAGCGGCTCGGCGCTGCTGGGGACCCTCCAGTTCGGCCTGGGCTCGGCGGTGGCGGCACTGGCCGGCTGGGGCGGCGCGGTGACCCTGGCGGGAATGAGCACGGTGATGCTCGCCTCCGCGGTGGGCGCCGCCGCGGTGTTCTCCCTGACGGCGGTCGGCGCGCGACGCGCCCGGACGCGCGCCGCGTGA
- a CDS encoding pyridoxamine 5'-phosphate oxidase family protein has protein sequence MSTFPNPQARPLTGRGPADWQEALARLSRGAGAAWLTAVRPDGSPHTRPVLAVWVDGQPFFASGAGTAKSRLLAGAPRVSLACTVAGMDAVVEGTAEPVRDRDRLAWVAAAYAEHHGWAPVPGEGELTGPEGAPTAGPPPYGVYTVVPSDVYAFPTDEDGPAPTRWRFDVWP, from the coding sequence ATGTCCACCTTTCCGAACCCGCAGGCCCGTCCGCTGACCGGGCGGGGACCGGCCGACTGGCAGGAGGCGCTGGCCCGCTTGTCCCGGGGGGCGGGGGCCGCGTGGCTGACGGCGGTGCGCCCGGACGGGTCGCCGCACACCCGGCCGGTGCTGGCGGTGTGGGTGGACGGCCAGCCGTTCTTCGCCTCCGGCGCGGGCACCGCCAAGTCACGGCTGCTGGCCGGGGCCCCGCGGGTGAGCCTGGCGTGCACGGTGGCGGGCATGGACGCGGTCGTGGAGGGCACGGCCGAACCGGTCCGCGACCGCGACCGCCTCGCCTGGGTGGCGGCCGCCTACGCCGAGCACCACGGCTGGGCCCCGGTCCCGGGTGAGGGGGAGCTGACCGGCCCGGAGGGCGCCCCGACGGCGGGGCCGCCCCCGTACGGGGTGTACACGGTGGTGCCCTCCGACGTGTACGCGTTCCCCACCGACGAGGACGGCCCGGCGCCCACCCGGTGGCGGTTCGACGTGTGGCCGTGA
- a CDS encoding TetR/AcrR family transcriptional regulator, whose amino-acid sequence MNLPVVPFGKPRPERADAARNRELLLAAAREMIAENGVENVTMDALAERAGVGKGTVFRRFGTRAGIFRALLDDSEYRFQERVLSGPPPLGPGAPPRERLIAYGRLRTGFLLEHLAVARAAVDYAQPAPGGAVSMTLPHFRMLLAALPVPPPHLDGIALQLTGALEGPLLLSLAMGEDAVPPEPGACHPLADSWQTLVERLLD is encoded by the coding sequence GTGAACCTCCCAGTGGTGCCCTTCGGGAAACCGCGCCCCGAACGCGCGGACGCGGCGCGCAACCGCGAACTCCTCCTGGCCGCGGCCCGCGAGATGATCGCCGAGAACGGCGTGGAGAACGTGACCATGGACGCCCTCGCCGAGCGCGCCGGTGTGGGCAAGGGCACGGTGTTCCGCCGCTTCGGCACCCGGGCCGGCATCTTCCGGGCACTGCTCGACGACAGCGAGTACCGCTTCCAGGAGCGCGTCCTGTCCGGGCCGCCGCCCCTGGGACCGGGCGCACCGCCCCGGGAGCGGCTGATCGCCTACGGGCGCCTGCGCACCGGGTTCCTCCTGGAGCACCTGGCCGTCGCCCGGGCCGCGGTGGACTACGCGCAGCCCGCCCCGGGCGGAGCGGTGAGCATGACCCTCCCGCACTTCCGCATGCTGCTGGCCGCCCTCCCCGTCCCCCCGCCGCACCTGGACGGCATCGCGCTCCAGCTCACCGGGGCTCTGGAGGGGCCCCTGCTGCTGTCCCTGGCGATGGGCGAGGACGCCGTCCCGCCGGAGCCGGGCGCCTGCCACCCGCTGGCGGACAGCTGGCAGACCCTCGTCGAGCGCCTGCTGGACTGA
- a CDS encoding FMN-dependent NADH-azoreductase — protein sequence MNLFRLDASILPAASASAEIADRAEAEWAAAHPGGTVVRRHLGTDPLPSDAWALATTAGFTPEADRTPQQRGALDLAAGLAAELQDADAVILAVPLYNYGVSQHFKAWADLVITGGGTGTPLLKGTPTVLVTTLGGGYGPGTPREGWDHSTPYLLRLVSDLWEADLTLIKRELTLAATTPAMEGLRGLAEEQRARALETARDAGRALAAG from the coding sequence GTGAACCTGTTCCGTCTGGACGCCAGCATCCTGCCCGCCGCCTCGGCGAGCGCCGAGATCGCCGACCGGGCCGAGGCCGAGTGGGCCGCGGCCCACCCCGGCGGCACCGTGGTCCGCCGCCACCTGGGCACCGACCCGCTGCCCTCCGACGCCTGGGCCCTGGCCACCACCGCGGGTTTCACCCCCGAGGCCGACCGCACCCCGCAGCAGCGCGGGGCGCTCGACCTGGCCGCGGGCCTGGCCGCCGAGCTCCAGGACGCCGACGCCGTCATCCTGGCCGTCCCGCTGTACAACTACGGCGTCTCCCAGCACTTCAAGGCCTGGGCCGACCTGGTGATCACCGGTGGCGGGACGGGCACCCCGCTGCTCAAGGGCACCCCGACCGTGCTGGTCACCACCCTGGGCGGCGGCTACGGCCCCGGCACCCCGCGCGAGGGCTGGGACCACTCCACCCCCTACCTGCTGCGGCTGGTCTCCGACCTGTGGGAGGCCGACCTCACCCTCATCAAGCGCGAGCTGACCCTGGCGGCCACCACGCCCGCCATGGAGGGGCTGCGCGGCCTCGCCGAGGAGCAGCGCGCCCGGGCCCTGGAGACCGCCCGCGACGCGGGCCGCGCGCTCGCCGCGGGGTGA
- a CDS encoding glycoside hydrolase family 3 N-terminal domain-containing protein, with the protein MNAPHPYLDPALSVADRVADLVARMTLPEKVGQMLQLDARGGVRPLVEDMHAGSLLHTSPELVLEAAALTERTRLRIPLLIAEDCIHGHSFWEGATVFPTQLGMAATWDPGLIERAARVTAVEVAATGIHWTFSPVLCITRDLRWGRVGETFGEDPHLIGEFASAMVRGYQGDGLDDPTAILACAKHFAGYSETQGGRDATEADISRRKLRSWFLPPFERVAREGCRTFMLGYQSMDGVPVTVNSWLLDEVLRGEWGYTGTLVTDWDNVGRMVWEQKIQPDHTHAAAAAVRAGNDMVMTTPGFFEGAQDAVARGMLAEEEIDAAVARILALKFELGLFENPRHPDPARQRVVIGRREHTYLNLEVARRSLVLLANDGTLPLTDERAPGPGGRAVARTGEAARTIAVVGPNADDPHTQLGDWAGASGQVDWLPEGHPRELTRTVLDGLRDHAPEGWKVVHARGADICSLGPDPAGAAFPDGQPRPPVVHPAEPDEAMIAEAVAAAEAADHVVAVVGDRIELVGEGRSTATLELVGAQTALLDALAATGTPMTVVVVSSKPLVLPESALNAAALVHAANPGMQGGRAVAELLLGLIEPSGRLPVSYARHAGQQPTFYNQVRGQHGDRYADLTQRPAFAFGEGLSYTRVEYSDLVVAEADLGPGDTVRAEVTVANTGGRPVLETVQVYVSDTVTSVTWADRELKAFRQVELAPGEVRRVVLEVPVADCTLVDAAGVRRVEPGGFELRVGPSSREEDLLRAPFTVRA; encoded by the coding sequence GTGAACGCCCCGCACCCCTACCTCGACCCCGCGCTGAGCGTCGCCGACCGGGTCGCCGACCTGGTCGCGCGGATGACCCTGCCGGAGAAGGTCGGCCAGATGCTCCAGCTGGACGCCCGGGGCGGGGTGCGCCCCCTGGTCGAGGACATGCACGCCGGCTCCCTGCTGCACACCTCCCCGGAGCTCGTCCTGGAGGCCGCCGCCCTCACCGAGCGGACCCGGCTGCGCATCCCCCTGCTCATCGCAGAGGACTGCATCCACGGCCACTCCTTCTGGGAGGGCGCCACCGTCTTCCCCACCCAGCTCGGCATGGCCGCCACCTGGGACCCCGGGCTCATCGAGCGCGCCGCCCGCGTTACCGCCGTCGAGGTCGCCGCCACCGGCATCCACTGGACCTTCTCCCCGGTCCTGTGCATCACCCGCGACCTGCGCTGGGGCCGGGTCGGCGAGACCTTCGGCGAGGACCCCCACCTGATCGGCGAGTTCGCCTCGGCCATGGTCCGCGGCTACCAGGGCGACGGCCTCGACGACCCCACCGCGATCCTGGCCTGCGCCAAGCACTTCGCCGGGTACTCCGAGACCCAGGGCGGCCGCGACGCCACCGAGGCCGACATCTCCCGGCGCAAGCTGCGCTCCTGGTTCCTGCCCCCGTTCGAGCGGGTCGCCCGCGAGGGCTGCCGCACCTTCATGCTCGGCTACCAGTCCATGGACGGGGTGCCGGTCACGGTCAACTCCTGGCTGCTCGACGAGGTGCTGCGCGGCGAGTGGGGCTACACCGGCACCCTCGTCACCGACTGGGACAACGTCGGCCGCATGGTGTGGGAGCAGAAGATCCAGCCCGACCACACCCACGCCGCGGCCGCCGCCGTCAGGGCCGGGAACGACATGGTCATGACCACCCCGGGCTTCTTCGAGGGAGCCCAGGACGCCGTCGCCCGGGGCATGCTCGCCGAGGAGGAGATCGACGCCGCCGTCGCGCGCATCCTCGCGCTCAAGTTCGAGCTGGGCCTGTTCGAGAACCCCCGCCACCCCGATCCCGCCCGCCAGCGCGTTGTCATCGGCCGCCGGGAGCACACCTACCTCAACCTGGAGGTCGCCCGCCGCTCCCTGGTCCTGCTCGCCAACGACGGCACCCTGCCGCTCACCGACGAGCGCGCCCCCGGCCCCGGCGGCCGCGCCGTGGCCCGCACCGGCGAGGCCGCCCGCACCATCGCCGTCGTCGGCCCCAACGCCGACGACCCCCACACCCAGCTCGGCGACTGGGCGGGCGCCTCCGGCCAGGTCGACTGGCTGCCCGAGGGCCACCCCCGGGAACTGACCCGCACCGTCCTGGACGGCCTGCGCGACCACGCGCCCGAGGGCTGGAAGGTCGTGCACGCCCGCGGGGCCGACATCTGCAGCCTGGGACCGGACCCCGCCGGGGCCGCCTTCCCCGACGGCCAGCCCCGGCCGCCCGTGGTCCACCCCGCCGAGCCGGACGAGGCGATGATCGCCGAGGCGGTCGCCGCCGCCGAGGCCGCCGACCACGTCGTGGCGGTCGTGGGCGACCGCATCGAGCTGGTCGGGGAGGGGCGCTCCACCGCCACCCTGGAGCTGGTCGGCGCCCAGACCGCCCTGCTGGACGCGCTCGCCGCCACCGGCACCCCGATGACGGTCGTGGTCGTCTCCTCCAAGCCGCTGGTGCTGCCGGAGTCGGCCCTGAACGCCGCCGCCCTGGTGCACGCGGCCAACCCCGGAATGCAGGGCGGCCGGGCGGTCGCCGAACTGCTGCTCGGGCTGATCGAGCCGTCCGGCCGGCTGCCCGTCTCCTACGCCCGCCACGCCGGGCAGCAGCCGACCTTCTACAACCAGGTGCGCGGCCAGCACGGGGACCGGTACGCCGACCTCACCCAACGGCCCGCGTTCGCGTTCGGCGAGGGGCTGTCCTACACCCGGGTGGAGTACTCCGACCTGGTGGTCGCCGAGGCCGACCTGGGCCCGGGCGACACCGTGCGCGCCGAGGTCACCGTCGCCAACACCGGCGGCCGGCCGGTGCTGGAGACCGTGCAGGTGTACGTCTCCGACACCGTCACCTCGGTCACCTGGGCCGACCGGGAGCTCAAGGCCTTCCGGCAGGTGGAGCTGGCCCCGGGGGAGGTCCGGCGGGTGGTGCTGGAGGTGCCGGTGGCCGACTGCACCCTGGTGGACGCCGCCGGGGTGCGGCGGGTGGAGCCGGGCGGCTTCGAGCTGCGGGTCGGCCCGTCCTCCCGCGAGGAGGACCTGCTGCGGGCCCCCTTCACCGTCCGCGCCTGA
- a CDS encoding hemerythrin domain-containing protein — protein sequence MGGERAAAWRRELEAVHRRLRDAIGVARAAVDRGEDTGSAAQDLLLYCHGFCRALTGHHRSEDATLFPLLVAADPGLAPVVAQLKQDHSMLDHLIGALEKALERGGDAEELHRHLDGIEAVMETHFGYEERRIGAALDALDAGDLDRTDLFGPIA from the coding sequence ATGGGCGGGGAACGCGCCGCGGCGTGGCGGCGGGAGCTGGAGGCGGTCCACCGCAGGCTGCGCGACGCGATCGGCGTCGCACGGGCCGCCGTCGACCGCGGCGAGGACACCGGGAGCGCGGCACAGGACCTGCTGCTCTACTGCCACGGGTTCTGCCGAGCCCTCACCGGCCACCACCGCAGCGAGGACGCCACCCTCTTCCCCCTGCTGGTCGCCGCCGACCCGGGGCTGGCCCCGGTCGTCGCGCAGCTCAAGCAGGACCACTCCATGCTCGACCACCTCATCGGCGCCCTGGAGAAGGCCCTGGAGCGGGGCGGGGACGCCGAGGAACTGCACCGCCACCTCGACGGCATCGAGGCGGTCATGGAGACCCACTTCGGGTACGAGGAGCGCAGGATCGGCGCCGCCCTGGACGCCCTGGACGCCGGGGACCTGGACCGCACCGACCTGTTCGGCCCCATCGCCTGA
- a CDS encoding alpha/beta hydrolase family esterase, translating into MPLRMLVRSVLVLALAALAVAAPGAAVPHDPDPGYRSTGCGLPAPQEPGEAVRYSLVSDGVEREYLVHLPRGYTPGRAWPVLLAYHGRGGSAEGMAGYSGLTGLPAVVVLPDALTGEDDRSAWQGAPYSPPGADDVAFTHALLDTVESRTCVDRTRVYAAGMSNGGGFTAVLACAAPRRIAAIAPVAAAFYPHGLECDTSRAVPVVSFHGTADETIPYTGDPGRGLPDVARWNADRAAANGCLRGPRTERLGPDVTALEWTGCAGGADVRHLVVARGGHTWPGAVSASGPGRTTDTVPAYRELWLFAARHRLPAA; encoded by the coding sequence GTGCCCCTGCGCATGCTCGTCCGCTCGGTGCTGGTGCTCGCCCTGGCGGCCCTGGCGGTGGCCGCCCCCGGCGCGGCGGTCCCGCACGACCCGGACCCGGGGTACCGCTCCACGGGCTGCGGGCTGCCCGCGCCCCAGGAACCGGGGGAGGCGGTGCGGTACTCCCTGGTCAGCGACGGTGTGGAGCGCGAGTACCTGGTCCACCTGCCCCGGGGGTACACGCCCGGCCGCGCCTGGCCGGTGCTGCTGGCCTACCACGGGCGCGGAGGCAGCGCCGAGGGCATGGCCGGGTACTCGGGGCTGACCGGGCTGCCCGCGGTGGTGGTGCTGCCCGACGCGCTGACCGGCGAGGACGACCGGTCGGCCTGGCAGGGCGCCCCCTACTCCCCGCCCGGGGCCGACGACGTCGCCTTCACCCACGCGCTCCTGGACACGGTGGAGTCGCGGACCTGCGTGGACCGCACCCGGGTCTACGCCGCGGGCATGTCCAACGGGGGCGGCTTCACCGCCGTGCTGGCCTGCGCGGCGCCGCGGCGGATCGCGGCGATCGCGCCGGTGGCGGCGGCCTTCTACCCGCACGGCCTGGAGTGCGACACCTCCCGGGCGGTGCCGGTGGTCTCCTTCCACGGCACCGCGGACGAGACCATCCCCTACACCGGGGACCCCGGGCGCGGGCTGCCCGACGTCGCCCGGTGGAACGCCGACCGGGCCGCGGCCAACGGCTGCCTCCGGGGGCCGCGGACGGAGCGGCTGGGACCCGACGTGACCGCCCTGGAGTGGACGGGCTGCGCCGGCGGCGCCGACGTCCGGCACCTGGTGGTGGCCCGGGGCGGGCACACCTGGCCGGGGGCGGTCTCCGCCAGTGGTCCGGGCCGCACCACCGACACCGTCCCGGCGTACCGGGAGCTGTGGCTGTTCGCGGCCCGCCACCGCCTGCCCGCCGCCTGA
- a CDS encoding ARPP-2 domain-containing protein yields the protein MTEAQSLDLAGVATGTAQQWGGIRLVPLLRDAPVPGLRLHPLADDDLRDDPSAARGYGGACCYVPHAYLLTWEGDDAPSASYGTRIVPPKSPSPPRRVYPHPRAHGARRAERGRSRFLPMRQAVDGLLTLFSGGPEIAWAEWSRNLVHRGVPSPVPDALPGRAIGGLAEALRVFEIHPDQCGVAVYVADALASVHLYPHPDDYRALHMSMLLDLFGETLYTYGLLRATVPPLYTPLRETRVRSLADLRREVARSRDRTREGHDTLMLSSLTAGLYRSGRGTDFGGWEYSDPDGGGRRYRFRTGWLAPEPTRGDDLHVGEVIEDGRGRAAYLKTLRLSAAQARQARLLYALGAAQWRLEQAAADLGITEPALVDRLDRAGLGHLLAPGLLQAHRAERRRAARRR from the coding sequence GTGACCGAGGCGCAGAGCCTGGACCTGGCCGGGGTCGCCACCGGCACCGCCCAGCAGTGGGGCGGCATCCGCCTGGTGCCGCTGCTGCGCGACGCGCCGGTGCCGGGGCTGCGGCTGCACCCGCTGGCCGACGACGACCTGCGCGACGACCCGTCCGCGGCCCGGGGGTACGGGGGCGCGTGCTGCTACGTCCCGCACGCCTACCTGCTGACCTGGGAGGGCGACGACGCGCCCAGTGCCTCCTACGGGACCCGCATCGTCCCGCCCAAAAGCCCGTCACCGCCCCGGCGCGTGTACCCGCACCCGCGCGCCCACGGGGCGCGGAGGGCCGAGCGGGGGCGGAGCCGGTTCCTGCCGATGCGCCAGGCCGTGGACGGGCTGCTGACGCTGTTCTCCGGCGGCCCCGAGATCGCCTGGGCGGAGTGGTCGCGGAACCTGGTCCACCGGGGCGTCCCCTCCCCCGTCCCCGACGCCCTCCCCGGCAGGGCGATCGGCGGCCTGGCCGAGGCGCTGCGGGTGTTCGAGATCCACCCGGACCAGTGCGGCGTGGCGGTGTACGTGGCCGACGCCCTGGCGTCGGTGCACCTGTACCCCCACCCGGACGACTACCGGGCGCTGCACATGAGCATGCTGCTGGACCTGTTCGGCGAGACCCTGTACACCTACGGGCTGCTGCGGGCGACGGTCCCCCCGCTGTACACGCCGCTGCGGGAGACGCGGGTGCGCTCCCTGGCGGACCTGCGCCGGGAGGTCGCGCGCAGCCGCGACCGGACGCGGGAGGGCCACGACACCCTCATGCTGTCCTCGCTGACCGCCGGGCTGTACCGGAGCGGGCGCGGCACGGACTTCGGCGGGTGGGAGTACTCCGACCCGGACGGCGGGGGCCGCCGGTACCGGTTCCGCACGGGGTGGCTGGCCCCGGAGCCGACCCGCGGGGACGACCTGCACGTCGGCGAGGTGATCGAGGACGGGCGCGGCCGGGCCGCCTACCTCAAGACGCTTCGGCTGTCGGCCGCCCAGGCGCGGCAGGCCCGCCTGCTGTACGCGCTGGGCGCGGCGCAGTGGCGGCTGGAGCAGGCCGCGGCCGACCTCGGGATCACGGAGCCGGCGCTCGTCGACCGGCTGGACCGGGCGGGGCTGGGCCACCTGCTGGCCCCGGGACTGCTCCAGGCCCACCGGGCCGAGCGCCGCCGCGCCGCCCGGCGCCGCTGA
- a CDS encoding TetR/AcrR family transcriptional regulator C-terminal domain-containing protein — MTEDDPRPILDLLWNGIDPPRRGPRHRLTVRGVVDAATAVAEVEGLAALSMRRVAAALGVGAATLYTYIPDKAALLALMVDTVIAEAPLPHTLPGTWRDKVAAWARADLEGYRAHPWLVDLMGAERPVGPGALAWTDSALRVFGGTGLADREALAVIGAVDGYVRGHAARAVDADRTARRVAPDGRAWSDAQLEYLADRVPSGRFPAVERLTEPGPGTEEVFEEGLSWLLDGVERRIADGRSADR; from the coding sequence GTGACCGAGGACGACCCGCGGCCGATCCTCGACCTGCTGTGGAACGGCATCGACCCGCCCCGGCGCGGGCCCCGGCACCGGCTCACCGTCCGGGGCGTGGTCGACGCCGCCACCGCGGTTGCGGAGGTGGAGGGCCTGGCCGCCCTGTCCATGCGCCGCGTCGCCGCCGCCCTGGGCGTGGGCGCGGCCACCCTGTACACCTACATCCCGGACAAGGCGGCCCTGCTGGCCCTGATGGTGGACACGGTGATCGCGGAGGCGCCGCTGCCCCACACCCTGCCCGGGACCTGGCGGGACAAGGTGGCGGCCTGGGCCCGCGCCGACCTGGAGGGCTACCGCGCCCACCCCTGGCTGGTGGACCTCATGGGCGCGGAGCGCCCCGTCGGCCCGGGCGCGCTGGCCTGGACCGACTCGGCGCTGCGGGTGTTCGGGGGCACCGGCCTGGCCGACCGCGAGGCCCTCGCGGTGATCGGGGCCGTGGACGGCTACGTGCGCGGCCACGCCGCCCGGGCGGTGGACGCCGACCGTACCGCCCGCCGGGTCGCCCCGGACGGCCGCGCCTGGTCGGACGCCCAGCTGGAGTACCTGGCCGACCGCGTGCCCTCCGGCCGGTTCCCCGCGGTCGAGCGCCTCACCGAACCGGGGCCGGGGACGGAGGAGGTCTTCGAGGAGGGCCTGTCCTGGCTGCTCGACGGCGTCGAACGCCGCATCGCCGACGGCCGGTCCGCCGACCGCTGA
- the leuE gene encoding leucine efflux protein LeuE, translating into MLGITDLPTYLAGLVLIVLLPGPNSLYVLSVAARGGTRAGYTAAAGVFTGDAVLMLLAAAGAATLLKTNPVVFAVVKFAGAAYLVWMAFGMLRSAYAMWTTRHRRSLEQQAADASGAEAAERPYRRALVVSLFNPKVIVFLISFFVQFVDPAYPYPAVSFLVLGLLLQLVSFLYLSALIFSGTRLAAAFRRRRRLSAGAASLAGALFLGFAVKLSLSSA; encoded by the coding sequence ATGCTCGGCATCACCGACCTGCCCACCTACCTGGCAGGCCTCGTCCTCATCGTGCTCCTGCCCGGCCCCAACTCGCTGTACGTGCTCTCCGTCGCCGCGCGCGGCGGGACCCGTGCCGGGTACACGGCCGCCGCCGGGGTCTTCACCGGCGACGCCGTGCTCATGCTGCTCGCCGCGGCCGGGGCCGCCACCCTCCTGAAGACGAACCCGGTCGTGTTCGCGGTCGTGAAGTTCGCGGGCGCCGCCTACCTGGTCTGGATGGCCTTCGGCATGCTGCGCTCCGCCTACGCCATGTGGACCACCCGGCACCGGCGCAGCCTGGAGCAGCAGGCCGCCGACGCCTCCGGGGCCGAGGCCGCCGAGCGCCCCTACCGGCGGGCCCTGGTGGTGTCGCTGTTCAACCCGAAGGTGATCGTCTTCCTGATCTCCTTCTTCGTCCAGTTCGTCGACCCCGCCTACCCCTACCCCGCGGTGTCCTTCCTGGTCCTGGGCCTGCTGTTGCAGCTGGTCAGCTTCCTGTACCTGTCGGCGCTGATCTTCAGCGGCACCCGCCTGGCCGCCGCCTTCCGGCGGCGGCGCAGGCTCTCGGCCGGGGCCGCGTCCCTGGCGGGCGCCCTGTTCCTGGGCTTCGCCGTGAAGCTGTCCCTGAGCTCCGCCTGA